One part of the Dysidea avara chromosome 10, odDysAvar1.4, whole genome shotgun sequence genome encodes these proteins:
- the LOC136237172 gene encoding uncharacterized protein produces MVDRTHSIKIGSLWKRSSSNGGKSFFTKRNYRPRVFILTHQTLCFYSGNVNNVGASKGRIDIPAIRAVEFVDDNAFGLPHTFQVTHTSKKHGFQTVYITATDKTECAEWVTKLRKECQINVDMLMHYHSGAFVKTSWTCCVSRDKTALGCQPTYFLLTKSSSRYADLRRKDTLTRKPSLKQTPMHCSTENLHNIEDRPMSSCGVRPLQQQKPLPLMPSNSDLDMVHSVTIQNGGILSREELLAGRISPQIGERSPLVGGRAVPQRNSFAPSCSSNGTPSLYDEQNDGALPTVAAEYNPATPLKSSASSSSSVSSTPMVHKTSLASIGEPTADEDLPPPIPPRSAVRMKRSPSPAPSHSLQKPPVPPRKESNRTTPNKAPHQPPPSIRPPLIPTVSLPSINQPEVTGSHDQSVRESPRKVLQPSQSSPIALRKRKPITKPMITPRLAHNNPNMIQL; encoded by the exons ATGGTCGATCGTACTCACAGCATCAAAATCGGTAGCCTCTGGAAGCGGTCCAGTTCAAATGGTGGCAaatctttcttcactaagagAAACTACAGACCCCGCGTGTTCATCCTCACTCATCAAACACTGTGTTTTTATTCCGGGAACGTTAAT AATGTAGGGGCGTCTAAAGGAAGAATTGATATCCCTGCGATAAGAGCAGTCGAGTTCGTTGACGATAACGCATTCGGTCTACCTCACACATTTCAG GTAACACACACGAGCAAGAAACACGGTTTCCAGACTGTATACATCACTGCTACTGACAAGACGGAGTGTGCAGAGTGGGTGACTAAGCTGAGAAAAG AATGTCAGATCAATGTGGACATGTTGATGCACTATCATTCTGGAGCTTTTGTTAAGACTAGTTGGACTTGTTGTGTTAGTAGGGACAAAACTGCTCTGGGATGTCAGCCAACTTACTTCTTGCTCACTAAGAGTTCATCACGTTATGCTGACTTGAGAAGAAAGGACACCCTCACACGCAAGCCATCACTGAAACAAACTCCGATGCATTGTTCCACTGAGAATCTTCACAATATTGAAGATCGGCCAATGTCAAGTTGTGGAGTAAGGCCACTCCAGCAACAGAAGCCACTCCCCCTTATGCCTAGCAACAGTGATTTAGATATGGTACACAGTGTCACAATACAAAACGGAGGGATACTCAGCCGAGAGGAATTGTTAGCTGGAAGAATTAGTCCTCAAATTGGAGAAAGAAGTCCATTAGTTGGGGGTAGAGCGGTGCCTCAGAGGAACAGTTTTGCTCCATCGTGTTCTAGTAATGGAACCCCTTCATTGTATGATGAACAAAATGATGGAGCCCTACCCACTGTGGCTGCAGAATATAATCCAGCCACTCCCCTTAAGAGTTCTGCATCAAGTTCCAGCTCAGTTAGCTCCACCCCCATGGTTCACAAGACCTCATTGGCCAGTATTGGAGAGCCAACAGCAGATGAAGATCTGCCCCCACCCATCCCACCTCGTAGTGCTGTCAGAATGAAGCGATCACCATCCCCAGCTCCCTCCCATTCACTACAGAAACCCCCAGTACCCCCTCGTAAGGAAAGCAATAGAACAACACCAAATAAGGCACCACATCAACCACCTCCTTCAATCAGACCACCTCTGATACCAACTGTTTCTTTACCATCCATCAACCAACCTGAAGTAACTGGCTCACATGATCAGTCAGTAAGGGAAAGTCCCCGCAAAGTATTACAACCTTCTCAATCATCACCAATTGCATTACGTAAGAGAAAACCAATCACCAAACCAATGATAACACCACGACTAGCTCATAACAATCCTAACATGATACAATTATGA
- the LOC136237171 gene encoding uncharacterized protein translates to MGQSWSELWGDVPEASPDPHHSPSPEKHYTEQYSVIATVNSVLKFDPDKSYAVCVGIDKQLDERFNGRSLGYIAAKDAVSLGEAFIRDMGLHRDRVNIYTSSDTSFLCKKGALSTLLVNYARKVEEGGIFIFHFSGHGVLIKGSSSSEWVLAPADFSGHASTGFTANDLLELIQVADCRARHVLIILDCCYAGGIGGKMASAENVMRVTPGVYVMCACAAKEVSLALTVLGNSIFSFFLLHYLEKHSSKGQFAVEESMKEIAELCRSYSSLMMRYSAEDGLRSAVMQPEMDTVAVVEIGTHEILDSSDGSSADVTDSNRFGLLFSLYDKQSPKPPLHRIAMLWLSSAIVQDSIETLCTKTNIPLPLQDGMVCAMLYSIACLHLEHDRTHITERNFIVTAMISVVAAIGYKFPEVTMNVSQLKMALKYYYKPIYSLGIPAKPIEKLWLDIYACEDSMESRGDQVDSGISVDNKERLEELHTLPQWEPIKT, encoded by the exons ATGGGGCAGAGCTGGAGCGAGTTATGGGGAGACGTACCGGAGGCGTCGCCAGACCCTCACCACTCGCCATCACCAGAGAAGCATTACACGGAGCAGTACAGTGTGATCGCTACTGTTAACTCCGTGCTTAAATTTGATCCTGACAAAAGCTATGCTGTTTGCGTGGGTATAGATAAACAATTGGATGAGAGGTTTAATGGAAGAAGTCTTGGCTACATCGCTGCCAAAGATGCTGTGTCACTGGGGGAAGCATTTATTAGAGACATGGGCTTGCATAGGGATCGTGTAAACATCTATACTTCCAGCGACACGTCTTTCTTATGCAAGAAAGGTGCCTTATCAACGTTATTAGTGAACTATGCAAGGAAGGTTGAAGAAGGAGGTATATTCATCTTCCACTTTTCAGGCCATGGCGTGTTAATTAAGGGCAGCAGTAGCAGTGAGTGGGTGTTGGCGCCAGCAGATTTTTCAGGCCATGCCAGTACAGGATTTACAGCCAATGATTTGTTAGAGTTAATACAAGTGGCAGACTGTAGGGCTCGTCATGTCCTCATTATACTCGACTGTTGCTATGCTGGTGGGATAGGAGGGAAAATGGCATCAGCAGAGAACGTCATGAGAGTAACCCCAGGAGTGTAtgtaatgtgtgcatgtgctgcTAAAGAGGTATCATTAGCTTTAACTGTTTTGGGTAACTCCATTTTCAGTTTCTTCTTGCTGCATTATTTGGAGAAGCATTCTAGTAAGGGTCAGTTTGCAGTAGAGGAGAGCATGAAAGAGATCGCTGAGTTGTGTCGTTCTTACTCTTCGTTAATGATGCGTTACTCAGCAGAGGATGGCCTCAGGTCAGCAGTGATGCAGCCCGAAATGGACACGGTTGCTGTCGTTGAAATTGGCACTCATGAAATCCTTGATAGTTCAGATGGAAGTTCTGCTGATGTAACCGATAGCAACAGGTTTGGACTGTTATTTAGTTTATATGATAAACAATCACCCAAGCCACCTCTACACCGCATTGCCATGCTCTGGTTAAGTTCTGCAATAGTACAAGATTCAATAGAGACTTTGTGCACGAAGACTAATATACCATTACCCCTGCAAGATGGCATGGTATGTGCCATGCTATATTCCATTGCTTGTCTGCACCTTGAACATGATCGCACCCATATCACTGAGAGGAACTTTATTGTTACTGCCATGATATCAGTGGTGGCAGCAATAGGCTACAAATTCCCTGAAGTTACCATGAACGTTAGCCAACTGAAGATGGCATTGAAGTATTACTACAAGCCGATCTACTCACTTGGTATTCCCGCTAAACCTATTGAGAAGCTGTGGCTAGATATATATGCCTGTGAGGATAGCATGGAGTCCAGAGGAGACCAGGTTGATAGTGGCATAAGTGTGGACAACAAA GAGAGATTGGAGGAACTACACACACTACCCCAATGGGAGCCCATCAAGACATGA
- the LOC136237279 gene encoding dentin sialophosphoprotein-like — MSTVVTVVTVVSSNSSNSSDSSNSSDSSNSSNSSDSSDSSNSSNSSDSSDSSNSSNSSNSSNSSDSSDSSDSSNSSDSSDSSNSSNSSNSSDSSNSSNSSNSSNSSDSSDSSNSSNSSNSSDSSNSSDSSNSSNSSNSSNSSNSSDSSDSSDSSNSSNSSDSSNSSNSSDSSNSSNSSNSSNSSDSSDSSNSSNSSNSSNSSDSSNSSDSSNSSDSSNSSNSSNSSDSSNSSDSSNSSNSSNSSDSSNSSNSSNSSDSSNSSNSSDSSNSSDSSNSSNSSDSSNSSDSSNSNSSDSSDSSNSSNSSNSSDSSNSSDSSNSSNSSDSSNSSDSSNSSNSSNSSDSSNSSNSSNSSDSSNSSNSSNSNQQSFK, encoded by the coding sequence ATGTcaacagtagtaacagtagtgacagtagtgagtagtaacagtagtaacagtagtgacagtagtaacagtagtgacagtagtaacagtagtaacagtagtgacagtagtgacagtagtaacagtagtaacagtagtgacagtagtgacagtagtaacagtagtaacagtagtaacagtagtaacagtagtgacagtagtgacagtagtgacagtagtaacagtagtgacagtagtgacagtagtaacagtagtaacagtagtaacagtagtgacagtagtaacagtagtaacagtagtaacagtagtaacagtagtgacagtagtgacagtagtaacagtagtaacagtagtaacagtagtgacagtagtaacagtagtgacagtagtaacagtagtaacagtagtaacagtagtaacagtagtaacagtagtgacagtagtgacagtagtgacagtagtaacagtagtaacagtagtgacagtagtaacagtagtaacagtagtgacagtagtaacagtagtaacagtagtaacagtagtaacagtagtgacagtagtgacagtagtaacagtagtaacagtagtaacagtagtaacagtagtgacagtagtaacagtagtgacagtagtaacagtagtgacagtagtaacagtagtaacagtagtaacagtagtgacagtagtaacagtagtgacagtagtaacagtagtaacagtagtaacagtagtgacagtagtaacagtagtaacagtagtaacagtagtgacagtagtaacagtagtaacagtagtgacagtagtaacagtagtgacagtagtaacagtagtaacagtagtgacagtagtaacagtagtgacagtagtaacagtaacagtagtgacagtagtgacagtagtaacagtagtaacagtagtaacagtagtgacagtagtaacagtagtgacagtagtaacagtagtaacagtagtgacagtagtaacagtagtgacagtagtaacagtagtaacagtagtaacagtagtgacagtagtaacagtagtaacagtagtaacagtagtgacagtagtaacagtagtaacagtagtaacagtaATCAACAATCATTTAAATGA